TACCTAAGGAAACGATATCCAATGAGGTCAACTCGGTCCATGTTCCCGTATTAAAGTATTCTTTATCTGTGGACCACTGACGATATTGGTAAACATGAGTATGGCCGAAGATCACCGTGTGGACGCGTTCGTCCCCCAACACACGGCGAGCGGCCTCACTCAAATCCGGAAAGATCGCACTCTCAAGAATAACCTGCAGAATACGTTTAAACGGCCAGTTACGGCGTGGATCTTTCACCACCAATGTTTTTGCAAAATAAATAATCAACGAGAAGAACGAAGACACCAACATACGTGTCTCATTAAACATTGCCCACTTCACCATTTTCGAGAAGGGACGAATCTTATCTACGTGTGGATACTTGTGCTTCACCTTCAAAACAAGCTCGACAAAGAAGTGCGAACCAAACGGCAGATTCAAAATCGGCTCCGCCAAGTCCTTCTTCAAGAAGAACTTCTTTGGATCCATACGGTTCGCCGCTTCGTGCATGTGACCATGCTCAATATGAACACCATCAAAGAAGTAAACGATGTTTTTATAACGAATCGGAGTTCCGACCACTTGATTTAAGTAAGCACGGCACGCGGGCCACAGCATCGCCTGATCATGATTGCCAACGATATAGGTTACAGAGTTGCCGGGTTTTGCGGCAAACTCCGCCATCGCTTTAAAGACTTTCTCATGGCCTTTAATGATGGACTTGATAACCTCAAGAGCGACGTTTTCAGTAATCACCGTCAAGAAGTGGCCACGATAGTCCACTTGCAGGCAATTGAGGAAGTCCCCGTTGATAATCAACTCGACCTCGTAATCACGATAAATACCAGAAGAGTAATAATGAATGAACTCAACGAGTTTTTCAGAGAAATAAAATTCTTCGAGGGAGTTAATACCGCCGTTTTCTAGAATACGGCCTTTGCCAAGATGCAAATCACTAATAACGACTTTAATCTTTTTAACAGCTTGAGCGGTTTCAACTGAAGTGACTTGTTCCATGTCTAATCAGCTTTCTTTAAAGGAACGATGTTCTCCTCTTTAACCTCTAAGTTGCTCAAAGCCAAGCGCAATGCACGCACCGTGCGTTTAAATTGTTCTTGGTTCGCATCAATCGTCTTGTTGAGTTCGAGAACTTTACTTCTGTAATTATCCAATTCGCTCTGAAGATGATCAATTTTTCTCTTCAGCTCGAGAATATTCTCATCCTTAGCCCTAAGCAGCGCTGTCTTTTCTGCTTTGACGAGTTCTAGACGATTTTCCAATTCTCTTTCACGAACGCGGATTTTCTTGAAATCAGATTTAAGACGAGTCTCAAGCTCTTCAATCTTTTGTCGAGCTTTACCAACTTCGGTTTCTTTGTACTGCAGAGTCCCTTTGACGATAATCAACTCGTTTTGTAACGAGTCCGAAACTTCTTGCTTCTCTTTTTCGAGAGCAAAAATTCTAGCCGTCAACTCCTCAGAACGATTGCGAATGATATCACCGGCTGACGCCAGCTCTTCGTTTTCAAGGCGGTACTTTTCCACTTCTTTTTCAAGTTCAAGAATACGCTGTTGTGCGAGCTTCAGGCTTTCAGCCTGAGCCAATGTTGCATCTCCCGACGCATAAACACTTCCACCCGACATGCCACCGGCTGCCTGACGTGGATCACGCAATGAACCAAAACTGATTTTCGGGGCCACACTCGTTTGCGCTTTCGGCTGGCGATTTGCAAAACCCTCCACGGCCACTGTTCTTTCAGAGTCAGCAGTGCTGGCTTCGGAAGATTCGCCATCCAAAGAATCAAAACCACTGGCTGAACTATCAAGCTCTTGGATATTCATCGTTTTATCGTCAATGCCCGATGGATTCGATTCTTCTTCTTCAGCCGCCATAACCGGTGGCTCCATTGCAGAACCCAGAGAATCTTCGCGGAACTCTTCGACATCAGGAATTTCTTCAAGGTTGGCCGGGCTATCAACACCGGGCTCTTTCATCTGTTGCCAGAGACCGGCAACGTGAGAGTTCTGTTCATCAACACGATTTTCTTCTCCGCCGAAACCGACGAGGAATTCGTCATCGCTTTGAACGCCGCTGCGTTCATCATCCAGAAATAAAGATTCCGCGGCACGTTTTCCATGCTGCGTAGGTTGATCGCTAATCTCTTGAACATCGTTCATGAGCGATTCGATCAAGTCATCTTTAGGTGTCTGTTTCTTCGTTTTTTTCTTAGCCATGACTTAAGATAACTATCGGAAAATAGAGGAGCTTTCTTTATGAATTCCCTCGAACGCAAGTCGAAATTCAGGCTTTGGTCTAGGACTTTCTCAGAGTGAGACAAGGACAAAAGAAAAACCCAGGCTTGGGGGGAAAGCCTGGGTTTAGGGGGTGAACTTGGGGGGAAGTTCGTTTGTTACTTAATACCTATTGCAGGCGGCATGCCAGCGGATGCGACCTGCGATCGCAGAGTTACAGAGCGAAAATTCTCAGGGTGAAACACGTGCCGGAGCGAGCGACAAAGATTGCTAACACTTGTACTAGTTAGGAAAAGCGCTTCTGCAGAATCCAGATTTGAACTCTTAGGTCAGGATTTAAAGTCCCATCCCTGGTCCTAAATTACAGAGTAACTAGAACACGTTCAGAGTTTTATACAGATCTCAATACTTGCTTAGAGCAGTTCTTTGAGGATTTTCAGGATCAACAAAATTAATCCTAAAACCTGCTTTAAATTTCTTAAGAAACGCCGATACGATACTTGTTGGGGTATCATAGGACTCCTTTGAGGTTAAGACCTGAAGAGTCCATCCAAAAGCGATCCTGCAGAAGCAGTGGTCGCTTTTGCATTTTTAGCGCCGTCGTATTGAGTCAACTGCTTTCAAATGGCATCCGGAAATTAAATAAGCGGAACGAATCCCGGAATACGTATCTCTGATTGAGATTTCGATAGTTTCCAATGCCGGGCCTCATCTTAAGTCCAGGGATGCCGATAAATATAAACAATGAGCCGTCCGGTGGAAGTCCTCGCAAAAATCTTTAGTGCAGTTGTTAAGAGCCTTTTCGTCAGCGGGGTCATGTTCATCATTTTCTTCTCGATCGTGACCGGTGGCTTTCCGCCCGACTTTCGAAAAATCAGCCGCGCTTTCGGCGGCGTCCAAGAACTGCACAAGATGTCGCACCAACCGAGTATGAAATCCACGAATGAAATTTCTCCCGCAGGTTTTGACGACGAAAAAGATGTTGCCGACTTAGAAGCTTACAATCGCAAGCGCGCCAAGCTGGGTGAAGATCTCTTCGGCCAAGGTAGCGGCTCTCAAGATGAAGAAGAGGGCCGCATTGTTCCCATGCGACAAATTAGTTCTGTGGATCCGAATGAAGAACTCAAAAATCAACTGCGTGATATGCAACAAGAGATCTTCCGTCTGCAACAACGTGTGAACGAACTCGAAGAGCAAACTACAAAAACCAAACGCTAGAACTGTTCTCCAAAGATCCACCATTATCCCAAAGCTCCCTTCCGCAGAATGGTATCAATTCCTCGCAGGTCTATTGTCTACAATGAGCTTTCCTATGAATACGCGTAGGTGGTTTCTCGCTAAGCTAGTTCATAGCGAAGCATGAAAAAACACCTCTGCAATCAACTGGGCATCACTCTCATCGAAGTTTTGATTTCTCTTGGCGTTACTGCGTTTTTGACAGCAGTGATTATGCCCTTCATTTTCCGTCAAATGGAGGAATTTGAATCCGAAAAGATGTCGATGGCAAGAATCTCCCTGCAGCTGCAAGTTGAGCGCTACCTTTCTAATCCCAACATCAAAGGTTTTGCTGTCTATACCTTAGATGCAGATACGAATTTAAAAAATTGCGTGATGGGCACAGGCGCCTGCCAACAAGTAACGAACCAGGGCTTTTCTCTCTACGATTCCGCTCAGTCGGTCATCGCGGGTCCCGGACCTGCCAATCCCGCCCGCTTCGATAGAACCGGCGCGCCCTGCACCTCGGGACCTCGCTGCATCTTTGAAATCTGGACAACCTATTCCACTCTTTGCGAGGGCGGCGCACCTTCATGCCTCCAGGCCATGAGTGTAACGGCTTCCTACACTGTTCAACAAAGCCCCACGGCAAATACCGGAACGACTCGGCAAATGCGTCCGATTCAGAGCCCTCTCATTCCCATTCAGAGAAAACAAAGCAATGTGCCGCCCTTTAAAGTCACGAGCTACAATGCGCCCGGAATTTTGGGGGTTCATCAACTATGTATGATGACTGCACTTCAGATTGGTCCTTCGTGTGCGCTGACTGGGAATTACAATCAGAACTGGGTATTAACAGGCGCATCTTGTGAAACCGCCATTTGCTTTGATTTCCTGTAGGAGATTTTATGAACGTCACACGCTTTAAAATATTTGAGAATGACGGTCAGGTCTTGATCCAAGTGCTCTTGGCTATGGGAATCTTTGCCTTTCTCATCGCAAGCTTTATGAGCATGGTCAGTTCTCAACGAAAAGACATTAAGTACAATCAAGCGCTCACTGCCCGCGGTCTACTAGAGCTACGCCTTGAAAAGTATCTGACCAACTCTGCGGCTCTTGATAAAACTCGCAAGCTGACCTCTTTTGAAGGCAACGTTAAATTTAATGCGTGTTACTCTTCAACCGGAACTGTTTGCACGCAAACTCTGCAGCCGGCAGGTTTCCAACTAGTAGACCCTAATGGCACTGTTGTCGCCGGCGGCTCACCCGATGCGCCGATTCGTTACAACTCGCGCGGAGAAATCTGCCCTGCTGTGAGCGACGACTGTCTCTTTGAAGTATTCTCTTATTTTACGGCCGCATGCCCTGGCGGAACAGCCACTTGCTCGCGCCCTTCAAGCTTTAATGCCACCTATACGATTCAGCAAGCCGCGGGCGCAAATCCACTCGGTGGTCTTGTCATGAAGACTTTTACGAGCTCACTGGTACCAGTGGGATCTCCTCCGTACAACTTGGTGCCATATACTCGCTCTTTTGCTGATGGCACCGGGACTTTCCCGATTGGCGCGCATGATTTTTGTGTTTTGAATCAGTATATTTATGACGGCGACGGCGTCGGTAATTGCATGGTGACCGGCGCGAAGAAAGACATTTGGACCATCACCATTCAAGACGAAGGCGACGCCCAGGTCCAAACCTGCGGCGTGCTCTGTATCGATTTCTTGTAGTGAAATCTAACTAGGAAACTAGCGCTGAACTGTGCGAAGAACTTTTTCGGTCTTCTTGCGAGCCACGTTGGCTTTGTCAGCACGTTTTCGGGCTTTAGCCGCGCGCATTTGAGCGGCCTTCACTTTCGCCTTTGATTGCATTTGCGCCATCTTTAGTTCGCGATTGGCTTGCGCTAAACGGTGTTCAACGTCGCGGGCATCGGTTTCGGCATCTCTGACTTCGGCATTGGCTTGCTCGACGTTTTTGTACTGTGCTTTGACCTCATCATGAACGCGCTCAACTTCTTGTTGCTTGGCCTGTTTGCGCGCTTTCACTTCATCGCGTTTTTGGTAGAGCTTTGCTGTTTTCTGCTTAGTGAGTTCGATTTGTTTGTAAGCTTCTGCTTTTTGAACTTCGAGAGCTTTGATTTGTTTTTCAAGGTTTGCGCTTTCAGCGTTGGTCTTCTCTGCTTCACGACGGGCATTCTCAGCCTCGCGAGAAGCTTGGGCATTGGCCGCCTTCGCCTCATTCATTTTTTGGCGATATTCTTCTTTCATTTTGGCGTGACGTTTCTTATCTTCGGCAGCTTGTTTTTTTGCTTCCTCAGCATCCGCGCGCGCACCGTCGACATCGGCAATGGCTTGCTCCGCATCCATTTGCACATCAATGCTATCGTAAGCGTATGTGGCGCTTGCAAAAAATAAAATCGAAAGAGCGTACAGCACTGGCTTCATGTCGTGCCTCCTTGTCCCAAAGTGATACACGTGAAGAGCTTAGTTACTGATTTTAAAGAGCAAAAATCATACTCACCAGCGCCCTTTAAAGTGTTCCCTAGTTCTGTACTCTGTCGATATCACGGGTTTTGAGTGAAACTTCATCAGTTTGCTTTGAGACGCGTACACAGACAACCACAGCGCTCGATTTAGAAACCATTCTTCTGACGATTATAGATTGTACAATGGAACAGCTAGCTAATCATATCGCGTGTACTTCCGTTTGACTGCATCAGTGGTCACTTCAAAAATCTCGATACCTGACCAAGTGTCACATTCCGAGCACACCGCGGAAGAATTAAAAAACATACGATCGTTGATTTCATAAGCAAAAATATCGTCCATCCTATTCCACCCTCCCGTCGGCAAACTAAATACTTTTTTCCCAACGAGTATTCCCACACGTGGCTCTGAGACTTGATTTGCCGATAGCCCCTGGAGTTGATATATCGCAATATTAATCTTTCGGTTTTTATAGGAAATTTCGATGAGTTTTTTCAAATCATAGATAGGAGATGGCGACAGAGATAGCGTTGGAATAAAGTCTTCGTCACGAAAGATTTTATCAGTCTTAGAAATTTCTTTTTTATTAGAAACGACTTTGACCTTTGCCTTCGAGTAATTTTTAACCTCGACTCCAGTAATTCCCAAATAAAACTTTTCGAGATCACCACACTGAGAGGAGGATAATATTTCCGTTGCTTGAAACTCAGTTTTTTCTCCATAGTGTTCATCACTTGGATCGCCACCTATAGGTTTACTAACAAAACTATAATTCTTCCCTGCACTCACAACGCATTTTTCAGAAGTTCCATTTTTAACGAGAGTCACCTGCGTACCTTTTTTGATAACTTCATCAAAGCAGTACTGCTCGTTTGTACATCTTCTAACATTATGAAAGGTTAGTTCCGTCGCAAAGCTGTGCAAGGAAAACAGTGTTAACAAAGCCCCTATAATTTTATTCATATCCTAAATCATACCAACGAATATTAGCTAAAGTAGATATTTGTTATTCCAGGATGAGACCTTTGGCCAATGAGACAACAAAAATAAAAAACGCCCCCGGTTTCCCAGAGGCGTTTCAAAGATTTTATCACTGTGCGTCCGTA
The sequence above is drawn from the Bdellovibrionales bacterium genome and encodes:
- a CDS encoding type II secretion system protein yields the protein MKKHLCNQLGITLIEVLISLGVTAFLTAVIMPFIFRQMEEFESEKMSMARISLQLQVERYLSNPNIKGFAVYTLDADTNLKNCVMGTGACQQVTNQGFSLYDSAQSVIAGPGPANPARFDRTGAPCTSGPRCIFEIWTTYSTLCEGGAPSCLQAMSVTASYTVQQSPTANTGTTRQMRPIQSPLIPIQRKQSNVPPFKVTSYNAPGILGVHQLCMMTALQIGPSCALTGNYNQNWVLTGASCETAICFDFL
- a CDS encoding metallophosphoesterase, translating into MEQVTSVETAQAVKKIKVVISDLHLGKGRILENGGINSLEEFYFSEKLVEFIHYYSSGIYRDYEVELIINGDFLNCLQVDYRGHFLTVITENVALEVIKSIIKGHEKVFKAMAEFAAKPGNSVTYIVGNHDQAMLWPACRAYLNQVVGTPIRYKNIVYFFDGVHIEHGHMHEAANRMDPKKFFLKKDLAEPILNLPFGSHFFVELVLKVKHKYPHVDKIRPFSKMVKWAMFNETRMLVSSFFSLIIYFAKTLVVKDPRRNWPFKRILQVILESAIFPDLSEAARRVLGDERVHTVIFGHTHVYQYRQWSTDKEYFNTGTWTELTSLDIVSLGKITKLTYVLIEYPEDGGRPRGRLKEWRGYHRIEEDVAVS